In Trichocoleus desertorum NBK24, the following are encoded in one genomic region:
- the yidC gene encoding membrane protein insertase YidC, which yields MDFGVGFLSNNVMLPILDFFYGIVPSYGLAIVALTLVIRFALYPLSAGSIRSMRRMRVTQPVMQKRVKEIQERYKDDPAKQQEEMSKIYKEFGNPLAGCFPVLVQMPVLFALFATLRGSPFSDVNYSVNLQILPQEQITQVQLQAFATAPQNIFVADKIHAPVVALLPGGNRLAVGEKTKVEFQTVEGKPLRSLLKEHSETEIQPRWTITKGEERVRIDENGNLEALQPGEVTIQGVVPGLAADKGFLFIDALGRVGAFDEDGAIHWDIVGMVLFFGISLYINQLLSGQGPNSNPQQATVNKITPILFSGMFLFFPLPAGVLMYMLLANIFQTFQTFILSREPLPENLQKIVDEEAKTSGGTSTDRESLPFEPGRAKKKA from the coding sequence ATGGACTTCGGTGTAGGATTTCTCTCCAACAATGTCATGCTGCCAATCCTGGACTTTTTCTACGGGATTGTGCCTAGTTACGGTCTAGCCATCGTGGCTTTGACACTAGTAATTCGCTTTGCCCTCTATCCTCTCAGCGCTGGCTCGATCCGGAGTATGCGCCGAATGCGCGTGACTCAACCCGTAATGCAAAAGCGGGTCAAGGAAATTCAAGAGCGTTACAAAGACGATCCGGCTAAACAGCAGGAGGAAATGAGCAAAATTTACAAAGAGTTCGGCAACCCACTGGCAGGCTGCTTTCCCGTTTTAGTGCAAATGCCTGTGCTATTTGCGCTCTTTGCAACTCTGCGTGGTTCACCGTTCTCAGATGTAAACTACAGCGTTAACTTGCAAATCTTGCCTCAGGAGCAGATCACTCAAGTTCAGCTTCAAGCATTTGCAACTGCTCCTCAGAACATCTTTGTCGCTGACAAAATTCATGCGCCCGTTGTGGCTCTGCTTCCTGGTGGTAACCGCTTAGCAGTAGGCGAGAAAACCAAAGTTGAATTTCAAACAGTAGAAGGTAAGCCGCTAAGGAGCTTGCTAAAAGAGCATTCCGAAACTGAAATTCAACCTCGCTGGACAATCACTAAAGGAGAAGAGCGAGTTCGCATTGATGAAAATGGCAATTTAGAGGCTTTACAACCTGGAGAAGTCACTATTCAGGGGGTCGTTCCTGGTCTAGCAGCCGATAAAGGGTTTCTATTTATTGATGCGCTAGGGCGAGTAGGAGCTTTTGACGAAGACGGCGCGATCCATTGGGACATCGTCGGAATGGTGCTCTTCTTCGGCATCAGCTTGTACATTAACCAGCTCTTGTCGGGTCAAGGGCCTAATTCCAACCCTCAACAGGCAACGGTCAACAAGATTACGCCCATTCTCTTTTCTGGGATGTTTTTGTTCTTCCCACTGCCAGCGGGCGTTCTGATGTACATGCTGTTGGCTAACATCTTCCAGACCTTCCAAACCTTTATCCTGTCACGCGAACCCCTACCGGAAAATCTACAGAAGATTGTAGATGAAGAAGCTAAAACTTCCGGTGGCACTAGTACAGATAGAGAATCCCTACCTTTTGAACCAGGGCGAGCTAAGAAGAAAGCCTAG
- a CDS encoding R3H domain-containing nucleic acid-binding protein, whose product MQQGREWLQELLTLVDLPVDVQVAEQASSNLGSTEPTTSNSLEDRANYWLTIDETELTPEQIQQLTGTNGAVLDAIQYLANTILNLGQAEDQQKAYTIELAGYRARRQAELQAMAEQAAEQVRQTGQEVEMKALSSAERRQIHTFLQSYPDLETYSRGREPDRRLVVKQAQTEPS is encoded by the coding sequence GTGCAACAAGGTCGAGAGTGGCTACAGGAGTTATTGACGTTAGTGGATCTACCTGTAGATGTACAGGTTGCTGAGCAAGCATCCAGCAATTTGGGTTCTACAGAACCCACAACCAGTAACTCCCTAGAAGACAGAGCCAACTATTGGTTGACTATTGACGAAACCGAGCTGACTCCAGAGCAAATTCAACAACTGACGGGTACTAATGGTGCTGTTCTGGACGCGATTCAATATCTTGCCAACACTATTCTTAATTTAGGCCAGGCTGAGGATCAGCAAAAAGCCTATACGATCGAGTTGGCAGGATATCGCGCCCGTCGTCAAGCTGAGTTACAGGCTATGGCAGAGCAGGCAGCCGAGCAAGTTAGGCAAACAGGCCAAGAGGTTGAAATGAAGGCGCTCTCTTCCGCTGAACGTCGGCAGATTCATACATTTTTGCAGTCTTATCCTGACCTGGAAACTTATAGTCGAGGACGAGAACCAGATCGGCGCTTGGTTGTGAAGCAGGCGCAGACGGAGCCAAGCTAA
- a CDS encoding DUF177 domain-containing protein produces the protein MDAIYIPQLTRAPEQTEVLEFKEFLPDLETLTPVQGQLKVIHRGNYLEVSAQAETIVTLACHRCLQNYNHRLAVDTSELIWLDEAASDADAIILDREVGLEDLVESLSPQGSFDTGKWLYEQLCLAIPQRQLCDEACAGIQLSDSLSTSGTDRRWASLEALKKQLPS, from the coding sequence ATGGACGCCATATATATTCCTCAGCTAACAAGAGCTCCTGAGCAGACAGAAGTTCTTGAGTTTAAAGAGTTTCTTCCCGATCTGGAAACCCTAACCCCCGTTCAAGGCCAACTCAAGGTCATCCATCGCGGCAACTACTTAGAAGTTTCAGCGCAAGCCGAGACCATCGTCACTTTGGCTTGCCACCGTTGTTTGCAAAACTACAATCATCGCTTGGCAGTGGATACTTCCGAGCTGATTTGGTTGGATGAAGCAGCAAGTGATGCAGATGCGATCATTTTAGATCGCGAGGTGGGACTGGAAGATTTGGTAGAAAGCTTGTCTCCTCAAGGTTCTTTTGATACTGGCAAGTGGCTCTATGAGCAATTGTGTCTTGCCATTCCCCAGCGACAGCTCTGTGATGAAGCGTGTGCTGGTATCCAGCTTTCGGACTCACTCTCTACTTCAGGAACGGATCGTCGCTGGGCCTCTTTAGAAGCGTTAAAAAAACAGCTGCCTTCTTGA
- a CDS encoding AAA family ATPase, producing the protein MNFSDEFELLLRARYPLIYISTREEERVEAAIAQSAKHQGNRAVYIWDFVDGYQGNPNDVGFGKRNPLQALEFIEKLPATAPAIFILRDFHRFVEDISVSRKLRNLARLLKSQPKNVVLVAAQITIPDELSEVITVLEFPLPTPTDIKIEIERLLAATGQSLEGRILDDLVRSCQGLSIERIRRVLARAIATHRELQPDDVDLILEEKRQTIRQTQILDFYPATEEISDIGGLDNLKDWLLRRGGAFSDKARQYGLPHPRGMLLAGIQGTGKSLTAKAIAHHWHLPLLRLDVGRLFAGLVGESESRTRQMIQLAEALAPCVLWIDEIDKAFSGFDSKGDAGTTGRVFGTFITWLAEKTSPVFVVATANNVQALPPEMLRKGRFDEIFFVGLPNQEERRAIFAVHLSRLRPHNLKSYDLERLAYETPDFSGAEIEQTIVEAMHIGFSQNRDFTTDDILEAASQMVPLAQTAREQIQFLQDWAAAGKARLASRHGGLSSRVSRSMQSPD; encoded by the coding sequence ATGAACTTTAGTGATGAGTTCGAGCTACTGCTGCGAGCCCGCTATCCTCTGATTTATATTTCGACTCGTGAAGAAGAGCGAGTGGAGGCAGCGATCGCGCAGTCTGCGAAACATCAGGGCAATCGAGCAGTTTATATCTGGGATTTCGTCGATGGCTACCAAGGCAATCCCAATGACGTGGGGTTTGGTAAGCGTAATCCGCTGCAAGCCCTAGAGTTTATCGAGAAACTTCCCGCGACAGCCCCCGCAATCTTTATCCTGCGAGATTTCCATCGCTTTGTAGAAGATATTTCTGTTTCTCGGAAGCTGCGGAATCTAGCCCGATTGCTAAAGTCTCAGCCTAAGAATGTAGTTTTGGTGGCAGCACAAATTACCATTCCAGATGAGCTGAGTGAAGTCATCACTGTTTTGGAGTTTCCGTTACCTACTCCTACAGATATCAAAATCGAAATTGAACGTTTGCTGGCGGCGACAGGCCAGTCTCTCGAAGGCCGAATTTTAGATGATTTAGTGCGGTCTTGTCAGGGTCTTTCTATTGAGCGGATTCGACGGGTATTGGCACGAGCGATCGCCACACACCGCGAACTGCAACCAGACGATGTAGATTTGATCTTGGAAGAAAAACGCCAGACAATTCGGCAAACCCAGATTTTGGATTTTTATCCCGCTACCGAGGAAATTTCAGACATCGGGGGGCTGGATAACCTCAAAGATTGGCTGTTGAGGCGAGGTGGCGCATTTTCTGACAAAGCTCGGCAGTATGGCCTACCACACCCTAGAGGCATGTTACTGGCGGGTATTCAGGGCACTGGAAAGTCCTTAACGGCTAAGGCGATCGCCCATCACTGGCATCTGCCTTTACTCCGTCTAGACGTGGGCCGCCTATTTGCTGGGTTGGTAGGTGAGTCTGAATCTCGCACTCGCCAAATGATTCAGCTGGCGGAGGCACTAGCCCCTTGTGTGCTATGGATTGACGAAATAGACAAAGCCTTCTCTGGCTTTGATAGCAAGGGGGATGCAGGCACGACGGGTCGTGTCTTTGGTACTTTTATTACTTGGCTGGCAGAGAAGACTTCGCCTGTTTTTGTGGTGGCAACTGCTAACAATGTCCAGGCATTGCCGCCTGAAATGCTACGTAAAGGCCGATTTGACGAGATCTTCTTTGTAGGACTACCCAACCAGGAAGAGCGTCGAGCCATTTTCGCGGTGCATTTGTCTCGCCTCAGACCTCACAACTTAAAGAGCTACGACTTGGAGCGCCTCGCCTACGAAACTCCCGACTTTTCAGGGGCTGAAATTGAGCAAACCATTGTCGAAGCAATGCATATTGGATTTAGCCAGAATCGGGATTTCACCACCGACGATATCTTGGAAGCAGCTAGCCAAATGGTGCCATTGGCCCAAACCGCACGGGAGCAAATTCAATTTCTTCAAGATTGGGCTGCCGCTGGCAAAGCCCGTTTAGCATCTCGGCATGGTGGCTTAAGTAGCCGTGTCTCGCGCTCTATGCAATCTCCTGATTAA